ACAGGGTATTCTcggttttgaaaagaaaaaagagaaattggACTCTTATCACTCCTTCAAAGAAACAAGGGTTGTAACCTCCTAGTGTAATTCCTAGATGCAGTGCACTGTGCTAAACAATCATTAGGCCGACTACCGAAAACACGACCAAGTCAGTACAACATTTTCACTTTAAATTCTCCATGAACAAAGTTATCCCACAGTACATCTTTCATATAGCACTTCCATTTTTGTAGATATAAGACCTAGCAAAGTACAAGTATAAAGTGAAAGACAAAACACTAAGTCCAGAAAGAAGCCAATAAAAGTAATCAAGATGTGCTCGGTTCAAGTTGTCTGAAAACCAACTATCCTGACCGTTTTTGGCAGTGGCTTTCGCAATAAAAGAGATGAGAAAACTGCTCAAGAAGTTTCCTACACCAGCTAAGCTGAGATACAGAGCAAGACCAACACTTCTCAGCTCTACCGGCACCTGATCATAGAAGAACTCCTGCAGACCAACCAAGGTGAATATCTCAGATATTCCATAGAGTAGATACTGAGGTATTAACCACCAGATGCTCATGGGAATAGTTGCTTTTGGATTATCAAGcagcccatactccagagcagttTGTAGACGAATCTTTTCAACAATTGCTGCAGTTACTATGGCAAGTATAGATACGAAAATTCCTGTTCCAATCCTTTGAAGCATTGTGATGCCCGAAGGTTTCCTAGTTATAGATCTTGCTAGCGGAATCAAAATACAGTCATATATAGGAATGAGGAAAACTGTAGAGATGCCAAGAAAACACTGCAAAGAAGCAGCTGGGATTTTAAAGTTTGAACCAATAGATCTGTCCATCGTAACACCTTGTTTGGTGAACAAAGTAGATGTCTGTGAAGACACAATGGCATACACCAAACATGTACTCCAAATTGGGATCAATCTAACAACTGATTTAGCCTCTTCAACCTCATTGAAGCTACAAACACTATTGTTGTCCTTGGAACCCTCCGGTGTAAGCAATGCTTTGTGAAGGAACCTGTGATGAATAAAAATGCGTCAATTTGAAGATGTCTCTTGCAGTAGATAAAAATCTTTCAGTTGAAAGGAAAGAGTATGCAAATACTTCAGTATGGTATCAACTACAGCACTGGACTTCACTGTCAATACCAAACTCAATAGAGTAGTAATCATGTCAAACCTACTAGAGTAGCCACATCAAAATAATCAACCATCCTAATGTGTGTGACAAGTCTGAAAGTTATTGTCTACTTAATTTCCAAAATGAGCGATGAATGTAAAATCAAGAGCTTTAATTTGTTCAAACAAGACGACAACAGGAGAACAACTTACTTTAGTTGTTGAGAACCTTCATGTGGTATAATACCATGCACTTGTAGTTGCATGGACACTGCTGATGTAGTTCTTCGCCAGTTCCTAGCTGCATTTATAAACACCCCACCTATTCTGACAAATGCCTTCTTTTCATCACAATTTTGACGGATACGGTAAGTGAATGTACCAAATAAGAAAACAGTAAGTGCAAGAACCATTACAATACAGG
This DNA window, taken from Nicotiana tabacum cultivar K326 chromosome 4, ASM71507v2, whole genome shotgun sequence, encodes the following:
- the LOC107811431 gene encoding protein NRT1/ PTR FAMILY 5.10; the protein is MANGANISDAETPFLGGEVVEGFIDYKGRQVTRSKSGGWNSAYFIIGVEVAERFAYYGISSNLINYLTGPIGQSTATAAANVNAWSGTAFLLPLLGAFIADSFLGRYRTIIIASVLYVLGLCFLTVLAVFPFNSSDCQNPDTIKACSPPEFQAVLFFFALYLVAFAQGGHKPCVQAFGADQFDTQDPEECKAKSSFFNWWNFGLSAGALVAILILSYIQDNLSWALGFGIPCIVMVLALTVFLFGTFTYRIRQNCDEKKAFVRIGGVFINAARNWRRTTSAVSMQLQVHGIIPHEGSQQLKFLHKALLTPEGSKDNNSVCSFNEVEEAKSVVRLIPIWSTCLVYAIVSSQTSTLFTKQGVTMDRSIGSNFKIPAASLQCFLGISTVFLIPIYDCILIPLARSITRKPSGITMLQRIGTGIFVSILAIVTAAIVEKIRLQTALEYGLLDNPKATIPMSIWWLIPQYLLYGISEIFTLVGLQEFFYDQVPVELRSVGLALYLSLAGVGNFLSSFLISFIAKATAKNGQDSWFSDNLNRAHLDYFYWLLSGLSVLSFTLYLYFARSYIYKNGSAI